In one window of Arachis ipaensis cultivar K30076 chromosome B06, Araip1.1, whole genome shotgun sequence DNA:
- the LOC107604744 gene encoding uncharacterized protein LOC107604744 isoform X2 — MEEESTLHLELHKLSCVNSDETMDTILRSIWKTRKTGLRGADKSKLRSLLHLSSPSQLDPVLACLRSLIRKCAYQNFASNELVKLFPPDLPLDLQSILLLSLQKNQEQWKEDIAREQDFSPRTSVSYQVRANVPPSFASLRSSEMQMSPSLWPRQDDSLAQLNHNDFGISAALVPNLDLSGLPACFQCDTAPAENLGNLPCVKSMTWTMENRGSSPADRVAIINLKLHDYSKSPLGETEVKFQLTKDTLEAMLRSMTYISEQLSAVRTSSGPANKKHKQ, encoded by the exons atggaggaggagAGCACGCTGCATCTCGAACTGCACAAGTTATCTTGCGTCAACTCCGATGAAACCATGGACACCATTCTCCGAAGCATCTGGAAGACCCGCAAAACTGGTCTCCGTGGCGCCGATAAGTCAAAATTGCGGTCACTCCTTCACCTCTCTTCTCCCTCACAACTCGACCCT GTCTTGGCATGCCTTCGCTCGCTTATCCGAAAATGCGCATATCAAAACTTTGCCAGCAATGAGCTTGTGAAATTGTTTCCTCCTGATCTTCCACTAGACTTGCAAAGCATTCTCCTATTGTCCCTCCAAAAGAACCAAGAACAGTGGAAGGAAGATATAGCCCGAGAACAG gaTTTCTCTCCGAGGACAAGTGTTTCCTATCAAGTAAGAGCAAATGTCCCTCCATCTTTTGCTTCACTGCGGTCTTCTGAGATGCAGATGTCACCATCTCTGTGGCCACGCCAAGATGATTCTCTTGCCCAACTGAACCACAATGATTTTGGGATTTCAGCAGCACTCGTTCCCAATTTAGATCTCTCTGGCCTGCCTGCATGCTTCCAATGTGACACCGCACCTGCTGAAAACTTG GGAAACCTTCCTTGCGTCAAATCAATGACTTGGACCATGGAGAACCGTGGCTCTTCTCCTGCAGATAGAGTGGCTATAATTAACCTCAAG CTGCATGATTATAGCAAGTCCCCGTTAGGCGAAACAGAGGTGAAGTTTCAGCTCACAAAGGACACACTTGAGGCTATGCTGAGATCAATGACATACATCAGTGAACAACTAAGTGCA GTTAGGACATCTTCCGGACCAGCCAACAAGAAGCACAAGCagtag
- the LOC107604744 gene encoding uncharacterized protein LOC107604744 isoform X1, translating to MEEESTLHLELHKLSCVNSDETMDTILRSIWKTRKTGLRGADKSKLRSLLHLSSPSQLDPVLACLRSLIRKCAYQNFASNELVKLFPPDLPLDLQSILLLSLQKNQEQWKEDIAREQDFSPRTSVSYQVRANVPPSFASLRSSEMQMSPSLWPRQDDSLAQLNHNDFGISAALVPNLDLSGLPACFQCDTAPAENLGNLPCVKSMTWTMENRGSSPADRVAIINLKLHDYSKSPLGETEVKFQLTKDTLEAMLRSMTYISEQLSAVRFSFMFIEISAMYCIA from the exons atggaggaggagAGCACGCTGCATCTCGAACTGCACAAGTTATCTTGCGTCAACTCCGATGAAACCATGGACACCATTCTCCGAAGCATCTGGAAGACCCGCAAAACTGGTCTCCGTGGCGCCGATAAGTCAAAATTGCGGTCACTCCTTCACCTCTCTTCTCCCTCACAACTCGACCCT GTCTTGGCATGCCTTCGCTCGCTTATCCGAAAATGCGCATATCAAAACTTTGCCAGCAATGAGCTTGTGAAATTGTTTCCTCCTGATCTTCCACTAGACTTGCAAAGCATTCTCCTATTGTCCCTCCAAAAGAACCAAGAACAGTGGAAGGAAGATATAGCCCGAGAACAG gaTTTCTCTCCGAGGACAAGTGTTTCCTATCAAGTAAGAGCAAATGTCCCTCCATCTTTTGCTTCACTGCGGTCTTCTGAGATGCAGATGTCACCATCTCTGTGGCCACGCCAAGATGATTCTCTTGCCCAACTGAACCACAATGATTTTGGGATTTCAGCAGCACTCGTTCCCAATTTAGATCTCTCTGGCCTGCCTGCATGCTTCCAATGTGACACCGCACCTGCTGAAAACTTG GGAAACCTTCCTTGCGTCAAATCAATGACTTGGACCATGGAGAACCGTGGCTCTTCTCCTGCAGATAGAGTGGCTATAATTAACCTCAAG CTGCATGATTATAGCAAGTCCCCGTTAGGCGAAACAGAGGTGAAGTTTCAGCTCACAAAGGACACACTTGAGGCTATGCTGAGATCAATGACATACATCAGTGAACAACTAAGTGCAGTAAGATTTTCTTTTATGTTCATTGAGATTTCGGCCATGTATTGTATTGCATAA
- the LOC107604744 gene encoding uncharacterized protein LOC107604744 isoform X3, which yields MEEESTLHLELHKLSCVNSDETMDTILRSIWKTRKTGLRGADKSKLRSLLHLSSPSQLDPVLACLRSLIRKCAYQNFASNELVKLFPPDLPLDLQSILLLSLQKNQEQWKEDIAREQDFSPRTSVSYQVRANVPPSFASLRSSEMQMSPSLWPRQDDSLAQLNHNDFGISAALVPNLDLSGLPACFQCDTAPAENLVLERHWFRLTVLILNIQWKPSLRQINDLDHGEPWLFSCR from the exons atggaggaggagAGCACGCTGCATCTCGAACTGCACAAGTTATCTTGCGTCAACTCCGATGAAACCATGGACACCATTCTCCGAAGCATCTGGAAGACCCGCAAAACTGGTCTCCGTGGCGCCGATAAGTCAAAATTGCGGTCACTCCTTCACCTCTCTTCTCCCTCACAACTCGACCCT GTCTTGGCATGCCTTCGCTCGCTTATCCGAAAATGCGCATATCAAAACTTTGCCAGCAATGAGCTTGTGAAATTGTTTCCTCCTGATCTTCCACTAGACTTGCAAAGCATTCTCCTATTGTCCCTCCAAAAGAACCAAGAACAGTGGAAGGAAGATATAGCCCGAGAACAG gaTTTCTCTCCGAGGACAAGTGTTTCCTATCAAGTAAGAGCAAATGTCCCTCCATCTTTTGCTTCACTGCGGTCTTCTGAGATGCAGATGTCACCATCTCTGTGGCCACGCCAAGATGATTCTCTTGCCCAACTGAACCACAATGATTTTGGGATTTCAGCAGCACTCGTTCCCAATTTAGATCTCTCTGGCCTGCCTGCATGCTTCCAATGTGACACCGCACCTGCTGAAAACTTGGTACTTGAGAGGCATTGGTTTCGTCTAACGGTTTTAATTCTAAATATCCAAT GGAAACCTTCCTTGCGTCAAATCAATGACTTGGACCATGGAGAACCGTGGCTCTTCTCCTGCAGATAG